A genomic region of Gemmatimonadota bacterium contains the following coding sequences:
- a CDS encoding aminotransferase class V-fold PLP-dependent enzyme — protein sequence MPFPTLVVPMTPDEYHAIAPLISDWIAGYWRTLRDLPVLPDMQPGDLVDRLPDAGPEEGAEVAQILADFERDILPAVTHWNHPRFHSFFAISSSPPGVLAETLIAGLNMQHMLWASGPAGTELEQVTLDWLRQWLGLTPGWFGQILDTASTSTLHAIAAARHRAEPESRDRGPSGRLTVYTSEYAHSSVDKACMMAGIGLANLRRIPVDADFRMRPDALSDRIRADRAQGLVPACVVPTVGTTGVTSVDPVREIVAIARAERMWVHVDAAYGGAAAVVPELQHVLDGADDADSIVVNPHKWLFCPMDISVLYTRDPATFRGAFSLTPSYLAYEQGDRTVDLMDYALPLGRRFRSLKLWFVMRSFGREGIVRRIREHVEWAERLTRRIEEDPHLELAAPTTMGLVCFRHRDGEDATRRILERINRSGFAFLSHATIAGQLTIRWALGTYLCTWEDLDAVWTRVEEAAAG from the coding sequence GTGCCCTTCCCCACCCTGGTCGTGCCCATGACGCCGGACGAGTATCACGCGATCGCGCCCCTCATCTCCGACTGGATCGCCGGGTACTGGCGGACGCTCCGCGACCTGCCCGTCCTGCCCGACATGCAGCCGGGCGATCTCGTCGATCGCCTCCCCGACGCGGGTCCTGAAGAGGGCGCCGAGGTCGCGCAGATCCTCGCCGACTTCGAACGCGACATCCTGCCCGCCGTCACGCACTGGAACCACCCGCGCTTCCATTCGTTCTTCGCGATCTCGTCGTCTCCCCCCGGTGTGCTGGCGGAGACGCTCATCGCGGGGCTGAACATGCAGCACATGCTCTGGGCGTCGGGCCCGGCCGGCACCGAGCTGGAGCAGGTCACGCTCGATTGGCTGCGTCAGTGGTTGGGGCTCACGCCGGGGTGGTTCGGGCAGATCCTGGATACGGCATCCACCTCCACGCTCCACGCCATCGCGGCCGCACGGCACCGGGCCGAGCCGGAGAGCCGGGACCGGGGCCCTTCCGGGCGGCTCACCGTCTACACCTCCGAGTACGCGCACTCGTCGGTGGACAAGGCCTGCATGATGGCCGGGATCGGGCTGGCGAACCTGCGGCGGATCCCCGTCGATGCCGACTTCCGGATGCGGCCCGACGCGCTCTCGGACCGCATCCGCGCGGACCGGGCCCAGGGCCTCGTGCCGGCGTGCGTGGTGCCGACGGTGGGGACGACCGGCGTCACCAGTGTCGACCCGGTGCGGGAGATCGTGGCGATCGCCCGGGCCGAACGCATGTGGGTGCACGTCGATGCCGCCTACGGCGGGGCCGCGGCCGTGGTGCCCGAGCTGCAGCACGTGCTCGATGGGGCGGACGACGCCGACTCGATCGTGGTCAATCCCCACAAGTGGCTCTTCTGCCCGATGGACATCAGCGTCCTCTACACGCGCGACCCCGCCACCTTCCGCGGCGCGTTCTCGCTGACGCCGTCCTATCTGGCGTACGAACAAGGCGATCGCACCGTCGACCTCATGGACTACGCGCTGCCGCTGGGGCGGCGCTTCCGATCGTTGAAGCTCTGGTTCGTGATGCGGTCGTTCGGACGGGAGGGCATCGTGCGGCGCATCCGGGAGCACGTCGAGTGGGCCGAACGCCTGACCCGCCGGATCGAGGAGGACCCCCACCTGGAGCTGGCCGCCCCCACCACGATGGGACTGGTCTGCTTCCGCCACCGCGACGGGGAGGACGCGACCCGACGGATCCTCGAGCGCATCAACCGCTCCGGGTTCGCCTTCCTGTCCCACGCCACCATCGCGGGCCAGCTCACGATCCGGTGGGCGCTGGGCACCTACCTCTGCACGTGGGAGGATCTCGACGCCGTGTGGACGCGCGTGGAGGAGGCCGCCGCCGGCTGA
- a CDS encoding DUF5916 domain-containing protein, translated as MAWSGLLAAGLLLGVADPTAAQAVDGDRPDSGRVTRSTTVTSARRALEPPRIDGLDTDAVWRDTEARSDFRQFNPAPDADPSLRTEFRVAYDDDNLYVFVRAFDAHPDSIMRALTRRDVRGPSDQITLYIDSYNDRRTGFSFHVNPDGVKRDYSIFNDGNEDVSWNGIWDAVPQVDSLGWTAEFRIPLSQLRFADADEHTFGFGIRRQIERYNESVSWPLYSQNVSGLVSQLGYLEGLENLGSVRRAELTPYALTRNVSRPLGGGGFERAQEISVGGDLKVGLTPNIILDATVNPDFGQVEADPAVLNLTAFEVFQSERRPFFVEGTGLYQFALNCYIVVDCQTNEGLFYSRRIGRSPSLASEYGDARTPTSTPIAAAVKLTGRTRGGLSFGVLDAFTQQVEGTQGRAVEPRTNHTVLRVQQDFRNGDAGIGWIGTAVHRGLDENTRAWMHESAWVSGLSFRNRFGDRNYEVAGSFAASHVAGSEEAITRTQRSSVHYYQQPGDDLALDSARTSLSGTALQLKVGKYGGGITRFETSLVRQSAGFEPNDLGFLRRADILDWSTWAALSFRSPTRLYRWAQLNANHWEHWSTSGLRLENALNVNGHMGLHNNWDVHAGATFGRLGETWCDRCTRGGPALRQSGGIFPWFGVNGDSRRMVVPGMWVNLDFADEGRTRRTSLSPYLNMNVSTRLRANLGVNVNHVDRDAQWYGNFTDGTGVTHHTFAHLDQRTVSMNVRLNYTATPDLTFEFYGEPFASSGTYSDVREVSATPGADDYDDRFRPYAPPADEALSFSFRQLRTNAVLRWEYSPGSTLFLVWAHGREAYLEDEPRQPWRRDFNGLFDLHPDNTFLVKVAYWLNR; from the coding sequence GTGGCATGGAGTGGCCTGCTGGCCGCAGGGCTCCTCCTGGGCGTCGCGGATCCAACTGCGGCCCAGGCGGTGGACGGGGACCGACCCGACTCCGGACGGGTGACCCGGAGCACCACCGTGACCTCCGCCCGTCGGGCCCTGGAGCCGCCCCGGATCGACGGCCTCGATACCGACGCCGTCTGGCGCGACACGGAGGCGCGCAGCGACTTCCGGCAGTTCAATCCCGCACCGGACGCCGATCCCTCGTTGCGGACCGAGTTCCGGGTCGCGTACGACGACGACAATCTGTACGTGTTCGTGCGCGCCTTCGATGCGCATCCCGATAGCATCATGCGCGCGCTCACGCGTCGGGACGTGCGTGGGCCGTCGGACCAGATCACGCTGTACATCGACTCCTACAACGATCGACGCACCGGCTTCTCCTTCCACGTGAATCCCGACGGCGTGAAGCGGGACTACTCGATCTTCAACGACGGCAACGAGGACGTCTCCTGGAACGGGATCTGGGACGCGGTCCCGCAGGTCGATTCGCTCGGCTGGACCGCCGAGTTCCGCATTCCCCTCTCCCAGCTCCGTTTCGCCGACGCCGACGAGCATACGTTCGGGTTCGGGATCCGACGCCAGATCGAACGCTACAACGAGTCGGTGAGCTGGCCGCTCTACTCTCAGAATGTGAGCGGCCTGGTCTCCCAGCTCGGCTACCTGGAGGGCCTGGAGAACCTGGGCTCGGTACGCCGGGCCGAGCTGACCCCATATGCCCTCACGCGCAACGTGTCGCGGCCCCTGGGCGGGGGTGGGTTCGAGCGCGCCCAGGAGATCTCCGTGGGAGGGGATCTCAAGGTCGGTCTGACACCCAACATCATCCTCGATGCCACGGTGAACCCGGACTTCGGCCAGGTGGAAGCCGATCCCGCGGTGCTCAATCTGACGGCGTTCGAGGTCTTCCAGTCGGAGCGGCGGCCGTTCTTCGTGGAAGGCACGGGGCTCTACCAGTTCGCCCTGAACTGCTACATCGTCGTCGACTGTCAGACGAACGAAGGTCTGTTCTACTCGAGGCGGATCGGCCGTAGCCCGTCCCTGGCCTCCGAGTACGGGGATGCCCGCACGCCCACGTCCACCCCCATCGCGGCCGCCGTCAAGCTGACGGGACGCACGCGGGGTGGCCTGTCGTTCGGGGTCCTGGACGCCTTCACGCAACAGGTGGAGGGGACCCAGGGGCGGGCCGTGGAGCCGCGCACGAACCACACGGTCCTGCGCGTCCAGCAGGACTTCCGCAACGGGGACGCCGGGATCGGCTGGATCGGGACGGCCGTGCACCGCGGCCTGGACGAGAACACCCGTGCCTGGATGCACGAGAGTGCCTGGGTCAGCGGCCTCAGCTTCCGCAACCGGTTCGGAGATCGCAACTACGAAGTGGCCGGCTCCTTCGCCGCCTCGCACGTCGCGGGTAGCGAAGAGGCCATCACGCGTACGCAGCGCAGCTCGGTGCACTACTACCAGCAGCCCGGGGACGACCTCGCCCTCGACTCCGCGCGGACCTCCCTGTCGGGCACCGCGCTACAGTTGAAGGTGGGCAAGTACGGAGGCGGGATCACGCGCTTCGAGACCAGCCTGGTCCGGCAATCCGCGGGCTTCGAGCCGAACGATCTGGGGTTCTTGCGACGTGCCGATATCCTCGACTGGAGCACGTGGGCCGCGCTGTCGTTCCGCAGCCCCACCCGGCTGTACCGCTGGGCGCAACTCAATGCCAACCACTGGGAGCACTGGAGCACGTCCGGCCTCCGGCTCGAGAACGCCCTCAACGTGAACGGCCACATGGGTCTCCACAACAACTGGGACGTGCATGCGGGGGCGACGTTCGGTCGACTCGGGGAGACCTGGTGCGACCGCTGCACCCGGGGCGGCCCCGCGCTGCGGCAGAGCGGGGGGATCTTCCCCTGGTTCGGTGTCAACGGAGACAGCCGACGGATGGTCGTTCCCGGGATGTGGGTCAACCTGGACTTCGCCGACGAGGGTCGGACGCGGCGCACCAGCCTGAGCCCGTACCTCAACATGAACGTCTCCACCCGGCTGCGCGCCAACCTGGGTGTGAACGTCAACCACGTCGACCGCGACGCGCAGTGGTATGGCAACTTCACGGACGGCACCGGTGTCACCCACCATACGTTCGCTCACCTGGACCAGCGTACGGTCTCGATGAACGTGCGCCTGAACTACACGGCCACGCCGGATCTCACATTCGAGTTCTACGGGGAGCCGTTCGCCAGCTCGGGCACCTACTCCGACGTGCGTGAGGTGAGCGCCACACCGGGCGCGGACGACTACGACGATCGCTTCCGGCCGTACGCACCGCCGGCGGACGAAGCGCTCAGCTTCTCCTTCCGGCAGCTGCGCACCAACGCCGTGCTGCGCTGGGAGTACAGCCCGGGCTCGACCCTCTTCCTCGTCTGGGCGCACGGCCGGGAGGCCTACCTCGAAGACGAGCCCCGCCAGCCCTGGCGGCGGGACTTCAATGGCCTCTTCGACCTGCATCCCGATAATACGTTCCTCGTGAAGGTCGCGTACTGGCTGAACCGGTGA
- a CDS encoding dienelactone hydrolase family protein, translating into MLTHTPGEPGSGTPHQGRPLLWGGCALRDAARVLVLVHGRGGSSEDILGLGEHLAPPDSALVAPGAFQHTWYPHRFLEPTEHNEPWLSSALRMLDDLEAYLSDEGIASERTFLVGFSQGACLSSESVRRRPRPLAGLLAYAGGVIGPEAGAAGPADSLSSVPVLLACGDTDPHIPATRVRETAELLTRMGAAVDLRLYPGMGHGINPDGLAAGRRILAPDG; encoded by the coding sequence ATGCTGACGCACACACCCGGCGAGCCGGGCTCCGGGACTCCGCATCAAGGGCGCCCCCTCCTGTGGGGCGGATGCGCACTCCGGGACGCGGCCCGCGTGCTGGTGCTCGTGCACGGCCGCGGAGGCTCCAGCGAGGACATCCTCGGCCTGGGGGAGCATCTGGCACCGCCGGACTCGGCGCTGGTGGCGCCCGGAGCGTTCCAGCACACCTGGTATCCGCACCGCTTCCTGGAGCCGACGGAGCACAACGAACCGTGGCTCTCCTCCGCGCTCCGCATGCTCGACGACCTGGAGGCGTACCTCAGCGACGAGGGGATCGCGTCGGAGCGCACGTTCCTCGTCGGCTTCTCCCAGGGCGCGTGCCTTTCGTCCGAGTCGGTGCGGCGCCGGCCCCGTCCGCTCGCGGGGCTGCTGGCATACGCCGGCGGCGTGATCGGGCCGGAGGCCGGTGCGGCCGGACCGGCCGATTCCCTGTCGTCTGTGCCCGTCCTGCTGGCCTGCGGAGACACGGATCCGCACATCCCGGCCACACGCGTGCGCGAGACCGCCGAGCTGCTCACCCGCATGGGCGCCGCGGTCGATCTGCGCCTGTATCCCGGGATGGGCCACGGCATCAACCCGGATGGGCTGGCCGCCGGTCGGCGGATCCTGGCCCCGGACGGGTGA